A stretch of the Vicia villosa cultivar HV-30 ecotype Madison, WI unplaced genomic scaffold, Vvil1.0 ctg.000283F_1_1, whole genome shotgun sequence genome encodes the following:
- the LOC131626374 gene encoding pentatricopeptide repeat-containing protein At5g57250, mitochondrial-like produces the protein MLFPSSKSFSSSLQTSLKRGFTPSPNSINTFFHFLFNLRKFNLIINLFHQFTHNKLPITPKTQTFFTWALLNTHSLQQAERFMKKNPHTPSRAWDALIRRLCSTRQEEPERVLSVLKHCLVSRGVFISSSVFCCVIQKLCYMGHVGKAIEVLELMAEHRKDYPFDDFVCSSVISAFRRVGKPELSLWFFDNVVSWRPNLVTCTAIVNALCKMGRVDEVCEFVKKMEEDGLGLDVVLYSVWVCGYVEEKVLVEVLRKMREMVEKGIDHDFISYTILIDGFSKLADVEKSFTFLAKMIKEGIRPNKVTYTAIMLAYCKKGRVEEAFGVFNWMKDMGIELDEFVFVVLIDGFGRVGGFDRVFQLFDEMEKRGIRPSVVTYNAVVNGLSKFGRTQEADEFSKNVTADVITYSTLLHGYTEEENVLGILQTKKRLEEAGISMDVVMCNVLIRALFMMGAFEDVYTLYKGMPEMDLVPNSVTYCTMIDGYCKVGRIDAALEVFDDFRKTSISSNECYNSIINGLCKKGMVEMAIEALLELNHKCLVLDTGTYRLLMKTIFKENDSKTVLDLVCRMEGLGPDIYDAVCNDSIYLLCKRGLLSDANQLCAAMKKKGLPVTCKSYYSLLRRLLSVVGKKEQILPLLNCFLKEYGLVEPKVQKLLAQYLCLKDVDIALQFLRKTVDNSSAITFPVSILKILIKEGRALDAYKLLIGIQDNLPVMYVDYAMVIHGLCKGGYLNKALDLCGFIEKKGMNLNIVVYNSIINGLCHEGCLIEAFRLFDSLEKLNLMTSEITYATLIYALCREGYLPDAEHVFTKMVSNGFQPTTQVYNSLLDAISKFGQLEKAFELLNDMEKKYVKFDNFTVSAVINCYCQKGNMEGGLEFYYKFKGKDILPDFLGFLYLIRGLCTKGRMEEARSVLREMLQFENVTEMINIVNSEVDTESISDFLATLCEQGSIQEAVAVLNEIARVYFPVQKSTYNQGSDKSQKNYESKCFGFKSSTSPPSSCKSGLDFDFYYSRIAALCTKGELQDANQLAKEMLSDLAESTNLRTEHLE, from the coding sequence ATGTTGTTCCCCTCATCAAAATCCTTCTCATCTTCCCTCCAAACCTCCCTCAAACGTGGATTCACACCCTCTCCAAATTCAATCAACACCTTCTTCCATTTCCTCTTCAATCTCCGCAAATTCAACCTAATCATCAACCTCTTCCATCAATTCACCCACAACAAACTCCCAATCACTCCAAAAACCCAAACTTTCTTCACATGGGCACTTCTCAATACTCACAGCTTACAACAAGCAGAACGATTCATGAAGAAAAATCCACACACCCCATCTCGCGCGTGGGACGCGCTTATCCGTCGTCTATGCTCCACGCGCCAGGAAGAACCAGAAAGGGTTCTCTCAGTTCTGAAACATTGTTTGGTAAGCCGTGGTGTTTTTATCTCTTCCTCCGTTTTTTGTTGTGTAATTCAAAAACTTTGTTACATGGGTCATGTGGGTAAGGCTATTGAGGTTCTTGAATTGATGGCTGAACATAGAAAGGACTACCCTTTTGATGATTTTGTTTGTAGTTCGGTGATTTCGGCTTTTCGTAGAGTTGGGAAACCGGAGCTTTCGCTGTGGTTTTTCGATAATGTTGTGTCGTGGCGGCCGAATTTGGTGACTTGTACTGCTATTGTGAATGCTCTTTGTAAGATGGGGAGGGTTGATGAGGTTTGTGAGTTCGTTAAGAAAATGGAGGAAGATGGGTTGGGTTTGGATGTTGTTTTGTATAGTGTTTGGGTTTGTGGGTATGTTGAAGAAAAGGTTTTGGTTGAGGTTCTTAGGAAGATGAGAGAAATGGTGGAAAAGGGTATAGATCATGATTTTATTAGTTATACTATACTCATTGATGGGTTTTCTAAGTTAGCTGATGTTGAGAAGTCTTTTACTTTTTTGGCTAAGATGATTAAAGAAGGGATTAGACCTAATAAGGTTACTTATACTGCGATAATGTTGGCATATTGTAAGAAGGGTAGAGTAGAAGAAGCATTTGGTGTTTTCAATTGGATGAAAGACATGGGAATTGAGTTGGATGAATTTGTGTTTGTGGTTTTGATTGATGGATTTGGAAGGGTGGGTGGTTTCGATCGGGTGTTTCAACTTTTTGATGAAATGGAGAAGAGAGGGATTCGTCCTAGTGTTGTTACGTACAATGCTGTTGTGAATGGTTTGTCGAAGTTTGGGAGGACACAAGAGGCGGATGAGTTTTCGAAAAATGTGACTGCGGATGTGATTACGTACAGCACGTTGTTGCATGGGTATACAGAAGAAGAGAACGTTTTGGGGATTTTGCAAACAAAGAAGCGGTTGGAAGAAGCTGGTATCTCCATGGATGTTGTTATGTGTAATGTACTGATTAGAGCGTTGTTTATGATGGGGGCTTTTGAAGATGTTTATACACTTTACAAAGGAATGCCGGAAATGGACTTGGTTCCGAATTCTGTTACTTATTGCACAATGATTGATGGGTATTGCAAGGTTGGTAGAATTGATGCGGCGCTTGAGGTATTTGATGACTTCAGAAAGACATCGATATCTTCAAATGAATGCTACAATAGTATCATCAATGGCCTTTGCAAGAAGGGTATGGTAGAGATGGCCATTGAAGCATTGCTTGAACTAAATCACAAATGTCTCGTGTTGGATACAGGTACATATAGGTTGTTGATGAAAACGATTTTCAAAGAAAACGACTCAAAAACGGTTTTAGATTTAGTCTGCAGAATGGAAGGTTTAGGGCCGGATATATATGATGCAGTATGTAATGATTCCATATATTTATTATGTAAAAGAGGATTGCTCAGTGATGCGAATCAATTATGCGCTGCGATGAAAAAGAAAGGGCTACCTGTCACATGCAAGTCTTATTATTCACTTTTGAGAAGGCTTCTTTCTGTTGTTGGAAAAAAGGAGCAAATTCTGCCCCTTCTGAATTGCTTTCTGAAAGAGTACGGTCTAGTCGAACCAAAGGTTCAAAAGTTACTCGCACAATACCTTTGTCTGAAAGATGTCGATATCGCCCTTCAATTTCTTAGAAAAACAGTGGACAATTCTTCAGCAATCACCTTTCCTGTCTCCATTCTCAAGATTCTCATAAAGGAGGGTAGAGCTTTAGATGCATATAAGCTTCTCATCGGGATTCAAGATAATTTACCGGTCATGTATGTTGATTATGCCATGGTGATCCATGGCTTATGCAAGGGAGGATATCTCAATAAAGCGTTGGATCTTTGTGGCTTTATTGAAAAGAAAGGGATGAATTTGAACATAGTCGTATATAATTCAATAATAAACGGATTATGCCATGAGGGTTGTCTTATTGAAGCGTTTCGGCTATTTGATTCTTTAGAGAAACTTAATTTGATGACCTCTGAAATAACTTATGCTACATTAATTTATGCTCTATGTAGAGAGGGATATTTGCCAGACGCAGAGCATGTTTTCACGAAAATGGTCAGTAACGGGTTTCAACCAACAACACAAGTTTACAATTCATTACTCGATGCTATATCTAAGTTTGGACAATTAGAGAAGGCGTTTGAGCTTCTTAACGATATGGAGAAAAAATATGTCAAGTTTGACAATTTTACAGTAAGCGCTGTAATAAATTGCTATTGTCAAAAGGGCAACATGGAAGGAGGTCTTGAATTCTATTATAAGTTCAAGGGAAAAGATATATTACCCGATTTTTTAGGGTTCTTGTATTTGATTAGAGGTCTGTGCACCAAGGGAAGGATGGAAGAAGCAAGGAGTGTCTTGAGAGAAATGCTCCAATTCGAGAATGTTACCGAGATGATTAATATTGTCAACAGTGAGGTTGATACCGAGTCAATAAGTGATTTTCTCGCCACTTTGTGTGAGCAAGGAAGCATTCAAGAAGCTGTAGCAGTTCTCAATGAAATTGCACGCGTGTATTTTCCTGTCCAAAAGTCTACTTATAATCAAGGATCCGATAAATCACAGAAGAATTATGAATCAAAATGTTTTGGTTTTAAATCTTCGACCTCTCCACCTTCATCTTGCAAAAGTGGTTTAGATTTTGATTTCTATTATTCTCGAATTGCTGCACTTTGCACCAAAGGGGAGTTGCAGGATGCTAATCAATTAGCAAAGGAAATGCTTTCTGACTTGGCAGAGTCTACGAACTTACGAACTGAACATTTGGAATGA